In the Lascolabacillus massiliensis genome, one interval contains:
- a CDS encoding 3-keto-disaccharide hydrolase, producing the protein MKRQLSIILIAIAGFYFSVSAQQKYIDLFNGKDLSGWYIFLKEKGVNNDPNGVFTVKDGNIVISGEEFGCITTEDEFENYKLTVEFKWGKRTFYPREDRARDSGILLHSVGEDGASDGTWMHSIECQLIEGGTGDIIVVGDGSEDFAITTTVSGKTTQGSHYFQPDGEPLTFNGGRINWYGRDPEWKDVKGFRGANDLEKPLGEWNLIECYVNGDELLIYLNGNLLNRAYNVKPSKGKIQIQSEGAELFVRKVHLTRLN; encoded by the coding sequence ATGAAGCGTCAATTATCGATTATACTAATTGCTATTGCAGGTTTCTACTTTTCTGTCTCTGCACAACAGAAGTATATTGATCTTTTTAATGGCAAGGATCTGAGTGGATGGTATATTTTCCTTAAAGAAAAAGGTGTAAACAACGATCCGAACGGGGTGTTCACTGTTAAAGATGGTAATATTGTAATCTCAGGTGAGGAGTTTGGCTGTATCACAACAGAAGATGAGTTCGAGAACTATAAACTGACAGTTGAATTTAAATGGGGAAAAAGAACCTTCTACCCTCGTGAGGATAGAGCACGTGATAGTGGAATACTTCTTCACTCGGTAGGCGAAGATGGCGCTTCTGACGGTACCTGGATGCACTCTATTGAGTGTCAATTAATAGAGGGAGGTACAGGAGATATAATAGTTGTAGGCGATGGTTCAGAAGATTTTGCTATAACCACCACTGTCAGTGGAAAAACAACGCAAGGTTCTCACTATTTTCAGCCCGATGGTGAACCGCTTACATTTAACGGAGGACGAATAAACTGGTATGGCCGTGATCCTGAATGGAAAGATGTTAAGGGCTTTCGTGGAGCAAATGATCTTGAAAAACCGCTGGGTGAATGGAATCTGATTGAATGTTATGTGAATGGAGATGAGCTGTTGATATATCTTAATGGAAATCTCCTGAATAGGGCATATAATGTAAAACCGAGCAAAGGTAAAATACAAATTCAGTCTGAAGGTGCCGAACTGTTTGTTCGAAAGGTACACCTTACCAGACTGAATTAA
- a CDS encoding Gfo/Idh/MocA family protein: MQKHFVLIAILLAMLLTTGCTTNNKTKSSQVIEPIQVDVPLRPEGQMDVLELRTPKIDTVRVGFIGLGSRGPGAVQRYVHIPGAKIVALCDIYEENVEKTQAILDKAGLPRATGYSGSEDAWKQLCESDQVDLVYIATDWKNHAKMMIYAMEQGKHVACEVPAAMTLDEIWAIIDTAERTQKHAMQLENCVYDFFELTTLNMAQQGVFGEVLHVEGSYIHNLNNNWERYVNDWRLQYNKEFRGDVYPTHGIGPVAQVLNIHRGDRMKTLVSMDTKPVNLPEYLIEKRGVDRDSAYNFANGQHTMTMISTENGKTLQIQHDVTSPRPYSRMYQVSGTKGYANKYPVEGYAIEDEGQGFSSHDFLSQDNMNMLMDKYKHRIHRELEEKAKEVGGHGGMDFIMDYRLIYCLRNGLPLDMDVYDLAEWCSLVELSRISIENNNSPVAIPDFTRGNWNRIQGYSHAFAD, translated from the coding sequence ATGCAAAAACATTTTGTATTGATAGCCATACTGCTGGCTATGTTGCTTACTACTGGTTGCACTACAAACAACAAAACCAAGAGTAGTCAGGTTATTGAACCAATTCAGGTTGATGTGCCTTTACGACCCGAAGGTCAAATGGATGTTCTGGAACTGAGAACCCCAAAAATTGATACTGTCAGGGTAGGTTTTATTGGCTTAGGTTCAAGGGGACCGGGTGCTGTTCAACGTTATGTACATATTCCCGGTGCAAAAATTGTAGCACTTTGTGATATTTATGAAGAGAATGTGGAAAAAACTCAAGCTATACTTGATAAAGCTGGGTTACCAAGGGCTACAGGTTATAGTGGCAGTGAAGATGCCTGGAAACAGCTGTGTGAGAGCGATCAGGTGGATCTTGTATATATTGCAACCGACTGGAAGAATCATGCAAAAATGATGATCTATGCGATGGAGCAGGGTAAACATGTTGCATGTGAAGTGCCGGCAGCAATGACTCTCGACGAGATCTGGGCTATAATAGATACTGCAGAAAGAACTCAAAAGCATGCCATGCAGCTTGAGAACTGTGTATATGATTTCTTTGAACTTACTACTCTGAATATGGCACAGCAAGGTGTTTTTGGAGAGGTGCTTCATGTAGAGGGGTCATATATCCATAATCTAAACAACAATTGGGAAAGGTATGTAAACGACTGGCGCTTGCAGTATAATAAAGAGTTTCGTGGAGATGTTTATCCAACTCACGGTATTGGTCCGGTGGCTCAAGTACTTAATATACATCGTGGTGACAGGATGAAAACATTGGTTTCAATGGATACTAAACCGGTAAATCTCCCAGAATATCTTATAGAGAAACGTGGTGTCGACAGAGACAGTGCATATAATTTTGCAAACGGACAGCATACAATGACGATGATTAGTACTGAAAACGGGAAAACTTTGCAGATTCAGCATGATGTAACATCGCCTCGTCCCTATTCACGCATGTATCAGGTGAGTGGAACAAAAGGGTATGCCAATAAATATCCTGTTGAAGGTTATGCTATAGAAGATGAAGGGCAGGGTTTTTCTTCTCACGATTTTCTCTCTCAGGATAATATGAATATGCTTATGGATAAATACAAACATCGTATTCACAGAGAGCTTGAAGAAAAGGCAAAAGAGGTTGGCGGGCATGGTGGAATGGATTTTATAATGGACTATCGCCTCATTTACTGCCTGAGAAATGGTTTGCCTCTTGATATGGATGTGTATGATCTGGCTGAGTGGTGCTCATTAGTTGAGTTGAGTCGCATATCAATTGAAAACAACAACTCACCGGTTGCAATACCTGATTTCACTCGTGGAAACTGGAACCGTATTCAAGGTTATAGCCATGCATTCGCAGATTAA
- a CDS encoding LysM peptidoglycan-binding domain-containing protein → MALQTEKKTIREKDIEVETSQVSSDAEQITYSSKMESDIESDQITNSETAAENIVKPEKQLPASITLGQGETLRTVALDLFGSKEFWVYIYQENMHSVINPNVIPVGTKLLLPDVEKYDINANDPHSIAKAKEKGARIINGL, encoded by the coding sequence ATGGCGTTGCAAACAGAAAAAAAAACAATAAGAGAAAAGGACATAGAGGTTGAAACATCACAAGTTTCAAGTGATGCAGAGCAAATCACATACTCCAGTAAAATGGAATCTGATATTGAATCAGATCAAATAACAAATTCCGAAACAGCTGCTGAGAACATTGTAAAACCTGAGAAACAGCTCCCTGCATCAATAACACTTGGTCAAGGGGAAACTTTACGTACAGTCGCACTTGATCTGTTCGGAAGTAAAGAGTTTTGGGTCTATATCTATCAGGAAAACATGCATAGCGTCATAAATCCAAACGTAATCCCTGTAGGTACAAAACTATTACTTCCTGATGTTGAGAAGTATGATATCAATGCCAACGATCCACACTCAATTGCCAAAGCAAAAGAAAAAGGTGCAAGGATAATTAATGGTTTGTAG
- a CDS encoding HU family DNA-binding protein: protein MTQKEFIAKLAAKLQWDESKTSAILSDIVDVLTEQLSDNNVVTVDNFGHFSTHKFPEYILVDAETKDRYLMPPEVVVLFEQEMDDTSVSVEPKLYISFEIDDSFKSSINSAFTNFEPTLLNEGVELPGIDVISTKQPEEEVEEIKDEAVPEIEKSEIEESLVVEEYDNIHESEVEETDISDESSEDTDNYKDLLAETSEDEVVASLSEYADTETEPDLNLEPMPQDLPEPLLVRQRTTFTEHQSEQVLQSGRSPKSRSRSHKSSRVFVPILGGVVIVMATLFFFNGVANRKKNNKRKGHRG from the coding sequence ATGACACAAAAAGAGTTTATAGCGAAGCTTGCAGCCAAACTTCAGTGGGATGAATCTAAAACTTCTGCGATTCTGAGTGATATTGTAGATGTTCTTACTGAACAGTTGTCTGATAACAATGTGGTGACGGTTGATAATTTTGGTCACTTCTCTACTCACAAATTTCCGGAATATATTTTAGTAGACGCTGAAACTAAGGATCGTTATCTAATGCCACCCGAGGTAGTTGTGCTATTTGAACAGGAAATGGATGATACTTCAGTGTCTGTAGAACCAAAGCTCTATATTTCTTTTGAGATTGATGATTCATTTAAAAGCAGTATCAACAGTGCATTTACTAACTTCGAACCCACGCTGTTAAACGAAGGGGTAGAGTTACCAGGAATTGATGTTATCAGTACCAAGCAGCCTGAAGAAGAGGTAGAGGAGATTAAAGACGAAGCTGTTCCGGAAATTGAGAAGTCTGAGATTGAAGAGAGTCTTGTTGTCGAAGAATACGATAATATTCATGAATCAGAAGTAGAAGAAACAGACATTAGTGATGAATCCTCGGAAGATACTGATAATTATAAAGATCTATTAGCCGAAACATCAGAAGATGAGGTAGTTGCTAGTCTCAGCGAGTATGCCGATACTGAAACAGAACCCGATCTTAATTTAGAACCGATGCCTCAAGATCTACCGGAACCACTTTTAGTCAGACAAAGAACAACATTTACTGAGCATCAGTCCGAACAAGTTTTGCAATCAGGACGGAGTCCGAAATCCAGATCCCGTTCCCATAAAAGCTCCAGAGTTTTTGTTCCTATATTAGGTGGTGTAGTCATTGTTATGGCAACTCTTTTTTTTTTCAATGGCGTTGCAAACAGAAAAAAAAACAATAAGAGAAAAGGACATAGAGGTTGA
- the rimO gene encoding 30S ribosomal protein S12 methylthiotransferase RimO — translation MIKNRIDVVTMGCSKNLVDSELLMRQLIANGYTLEHDPETPKGEIAVINTCGFIGDAKEESINMILSFAEAKKERGLKKLYVMGCLSERYREELQKEIPEVDKFYGKFDWRGLISDLGKSYNKELEFDRSLSTPPHYAYLKISEGCDRTCSYCSIPIITGKYKSRPIEDIEDEVRRLVTGGVKEFQFIAQDLTYYGIDLYKSMKLPELVERISDIKGVEWIRLHYAYPAHFPVDLLRVMRERDNVCNYLDIALQHISDRMLKIMRRNITKQQTYDLIKLFRNEVPGIHIRTTMMVGHPGETEEDFNELVDFVKEMKFERLGAFPYSHEEDTYNDKNYSDDVPASIKQERMNTLMDMQEGIALSVNETKVGQTMKVIIDREDSDYFVGRTEFDSPEVDGEVLISKAKDLVVGEFYNVRIEAAYPFDLLGTVI, via the coding sequence ATGATAAAGAATAGGATAGATGTGGTAACCATGGGTTGCTCAAAGAATCTTGTAGACTCTGAGCTGCTGATGCGTCAGCTTATCGCTAACGGATATACTCTTGAGCATGATCCCGAAACACCTAAAGGTGAAATTGCTGTTATTAATACTTGTGGATTCATAGGCGATGCAAAAGAGGAGTCTATTAATATGATACTCTCGTTTGCTGAAGCCAAGAAGGAGAGGGGTCTTAAAAAACTTTATGTTATGGGCTGCCTTTCTGAAAGATACAGAGAGGAGTTGCAGAAAGAGATACCAGAAGTTGATAAGTTTTATGGCAAGTTTGATTGGCGAGGACTTATTTCTGATCTTGGGAAATCATATAATAAAGAGCTTGAGTTCGATCGTTCTTTGTCAACGCCACCTCACTACGCATACCTAAAGATTTCGGAAGGGTGCGACAGAACCTGCTCCTATTGTTCTATACCAATTATTACAGGTAAATATAAATCCCGTCCTATCGAAGATATTGAAGATGAAGTTCGCCGTTTAGTTACCGGGGGTGTAAAAGAATTTCAGTTTATTGCTCAGGATCTTACCTATTATGGTATTGATCTCTATAAATCGATGAAACTGCCTGAATTGGTTGAGAGAATATCAGATATAAAAGGGGTTGAGTGGATCCGATTGCATTATGCCTATCCTGCTCATTTCCCTGTCGACCTGCTCAGGGTTATGCGTGAGAGGGACAATGTATGCAACTATCTGGATATCGCTCTTCAGCATATCAGTGACAGGATGCTTAAAATAATGCGCAGAAATATAACCAAACAGCAAACTTATGATCTGATTAAGCTCTTCCGTAATGAGGTGCCGGGCATACATATCCGTACAACAATGATGGTTGGACATCCTGGAGAGACTGAAGAGGACTTCAATGAACTTGTTGATTTCGTAAAGGAGATGAAGTTTGAGCGACTGGGTGCATTTCCTTATTCTCACGAAGAAGATACTTATAACGATAAGAATTACTCAGATGATGTGCCCGCTTCTATTAAACAGGAGCGAATGAATACTCTGATGGATATGCAGGAGGGTATCGCTCTTTCTGTTAATGAAACGAAGGTTGGGCAGACCATGAAAGTGATCATAGATCGCGAAGATTCGGATTACTTTGTAGGACGAACCGAATTTGATTCTCCTGAAGTTGACGGAGAGGTATTAATCAGTAAGGCCAAAGATCTTGTTGTAGGTGAATTCTACAATGTAAGAATCGAGGCAGCTTATCCTTTTGATCTGCTCGGTACTGTTATTTGA
- the ftsY gene encoding signal recognition particle-docking protein FtsY — translation MGLFNRSSKGKKDVLDKGLEKTKVSFFSKITRAVAGKSKVDDDVLDNLEEVLVSSDVGVDTTLKIIERIEARVARDKYVGTDELNSILRDEITFMLTENQSTDVEDFTVAGDKKPYVIMVVGVNGVGKTTTIGKLAYQFKQNGMSVYLGAADTFRAAAVEQLDIWGQRVGVPVVKQKMGSDPASVAFDAVSSAKAHNADVVIIDTAGRLHNKVNLMNELTKIKNVMGKIVPDAPHEVLLILDGSTGQNAFEQAKQFTAATEVTGLVITKLDGTAKGGVVLGISDQFKIPVRYIGLGEQMEDLQVFRRKEFVDSLFGE, via the coding sequence ATGGGTTTATTTAACAGATCCTCTAAAGGGAAAAAAGATGTACTCGATAAAGGTCTTGAGAAAACAAAAGTCAGTTTTTTCTCTAAAATCACTCGTGCGGTAGCAGGAAAATCTAAAGTAGATGATGATGTTCTCGATAATCTGGAAGAGGTCCTGGTGTCATCTGATGTTGGCGTTGATACCACATTGAAAATTATTGAAAGAATAGAGGCACGTGTGGCAAGAGATAAGTATGTTGGTACAGATGAGCTAAATAGTATACTACGTGATGAAATAACATTTATGCTCACCGAGAATCAATCAACTGATGTTGAGGATTTCACTGTTGCAGGAGATAAAAAACCTTACGTTATAATGGTTGTAGGAGTCAATGGTGTTGGCAAAACCACAACCATAGGAAAGCTTGCTTATCAGTTCAAACAGAACGGAATGTCTGTATATCTTGGTGCAGCCGACACTTTCAGGGCCGCAGCAGTAGAACAGCTTGACATTTGGGGACAACGAGTCGGAGTACCGGTAGTAAAGCAGAAGATGGGATCAGATCCTGCCTCAGTTGCTTTCGACGCGGTAAGTTCAGCTAAAGCACATAATGCAGATGTGGTAATAATCGATACTGCAGGCCGTTTACATAATAAAGTTAACCTGATGAATGAGCTTACCAAGATCAAGAATGTTATGGGCAAAATTGTTCCTGATGCACCTCATGAAGTTCTTCTTATACTTGACGGATCAACCGGACAGAATGCATTTGAACAGGCTAAACAATTTACTGCAGCTACTGAAGTAACAGGTCTGGTAATTACAAAACTCGACGGAACAGCAAAGGGTGGGGTAGTATTGGGTATCTCAGATCAGTTTAAGATACCTGTAAGATATATTGGTCTGGGAGAACAGATGGAAGATCTTCAGGTATTTCGCAGAAAAGAGTTTGTTGACTCTCTCTTTGGCGAGTAA
- a CDS encoding DUF4295 domain-containing protein, translated as MAKKAVAGFRDKTTTTGRSHTKVIRMVKSPETGAYSFKEEMILNDKVKDYFK; from the coding sequence ATGGCAAAGAAAGCAGTTGCGGGTTTCCGCGATAAGACAACCACTACAGGACGAAGCCACACAAAAGTAATCAGAATGGTTAAATCACCTGAAACTGGTGCATATAGCTTCAAAGAAGAAATGATCCTTAACGATAAGGTAAAAGATTACTTTAAATAG
- the rpmG gene encoding 50S ribosomal protein L33 produces the protein MGKKAKGNRVQVILECTEHKESGMPGTSRYITTKNRKNTTARLELKKYNPVLKRMTVHKEIK, from the coding sequence ATGGGTAAAAAAGCTAAAGGAAACAGGGTACAAGTGATTCTTGAATGTACAGAACACAAAGAGAGTGGTATGCCCGGTACATCCAGATATATTACAACTAAGAATAGAAAGAATACAACGGCAAGACTTGAATTGAAAAAATACAATCCCGTCTTAAAGAGAATGACCGTTCATAAAGAAATAAAGTAA
- the rpmB gene encoding 50S ribosomal protein L28 produces MSKICQITGKKAMVGNNVSHSNTKTKRKFNVNLFKKKFYWVEEDVWISLNISAAGLRTINKIGLDAAIKKAAEKGYLNA; encoded by the coding sequence ATGTCTAAGATTTGTCAAATAACAGGAAAAAAAGCAATGGTTGGAAACAACGTTTCGCACTCTAATACTAAAACGAAACGTAAATTCAACGTGAACTTGTTTAAAAAGAAATTTTATTGGGTGGAAGAAGATGTATGGATCAGTCTGAACATCTCAGCAGCAGGATTGCGTACCATTAATAAAATTGGATTGGATGCAGCAATAAAAAAAGCTGCCGAAAAAGGATATTTAAACGCGTAA
- a CDS encoding DUF4468 domain-containing protein, producing MKKTVLTISLLLAIILNLAAQNDAVFSSVPVVNGKVVFEQFIITNSNKSAEQNYAQLQNWVKSKYSGSPLLSGIRFDEKSNFVTVSAGTNLILPANKAGVREEMTMNYRFDVSITGAGCMLVVRDITYQSAKKDGDSFFPKKYTAEQTITDQSVNVSGTEGELRANLRKASLDFFNGLYSEINKLF from the coding sequence ATGAAAAAAACAGTACTTACAATAAGCCTTTTACTTGCAATAATACTAAACCTTGCAGCCCAGAATGATGCTGTGTTTAGTTCTGTACCAGTTGTTAACGGTAAGGTTGTATTTGAGCAGTTTATTATAACAAATTCAAATAAATCAGCTGAACAGAATTATGCACAACTACAAAATTGGGTGAAATCAAAATATAGCGGAAGTCCCTTACTGTCAGGTATCAGATTTGATGAAAAATCAAATTTCGTTACAGTTAGTGCCGGAACAAATCTCATACTACCGGCAAACAAAGCTGGTGTAAGGGAAGAAATGACAATGAACTACCGTTTTGATGTCTCAATTACAGGTGCCGGATGCATGCTGGTTGTAAGAGATATAACTTATCAGAGTGCGAAGAAAGATGGAGACTCCTTTTTCCCAAAAAAATATACAGCCGAGCAAACTATAACGGATCAATCTGTGAACGTATCCGGAACTGAAGGCGAGCTTAGGGCCAACCTCAGGAAGGCTTCTCTGGATTTCTTCAACGGACTCTATTCTGAAATAAACAAACTGTTTTAA
- a CDS encoding tetratricopeptide repeat protein — MSAKKTKESKAEKNFENIGEALTTTEQFLEKNQKSILTGLLVVIVIVGAFLAYHYLYKLPRNNEAQAAIYKGERYFQEGEDSLALFGNGNDYIGFESVIDQYKGTKTADLAHAYAGISYNRLGNYEKALEHLKKFKGGDILITPSVAGAIGDVYMNIGETEQAISQYLKAAKKAGDDMLSPIYYKKAGEAYLHIGNFDKALETFTMLKNDYLNSPEGQEADKFIKQAELQKESK, encoded by the coding sequence ATGTCTGCTAAAAAAACTAAAGAATCGAAGGCCGAGAAGAACTTCGAAAATATTGGTGAAGCGTTAACCACAACGGAACAGTTTCTCGAAAAAAATCAAAAAAGTATTTTAACCGGATTGCTGGTTGTAATAGTTATTGTTGGTGCTTTTCTGGCGTACCACTATCTATACAAATTGCCTCGTAATAACGAAGCTCAGGCTGCAATATATAAAGGTGAACGCTATTTCCAGGAAGGTGAGGACTCCCTTGCTTTGTTTGGCAATGGCAACGACTATATCGGCTTTGAATCAGTTATCGATCAGTACAAAGGAACAAAAACAGCTGATCTTGCACATGCATATGCCGGTATCTCTTACAATCGTTTGGGTAATTATGAAAAAGCCCTTGAACACCTCAAGAAATTTAAAGGTGGAGATATCCTTATCACACCATCTGTAGCAGGTGCAATAGGTGATGTATACATGAATATTGGAGAAACAGAACAAGCTATTTCACAATATCTGAAAGCTGCTAAAAAAGCAGGTGATGATATGCTTAGCCCTATTTATTACAAAAAAGCAGGAGAAGCTTATTTACACATAGGCAATTTCGACAAAGCACTGGAAACATTTACAATGTTGAAGAATGACTATCTGAATTCACCTGAAGGCCAGGAAGCAGATAAATTCATCAAACAGGCAGAGTTACAAAAAGAGTCTAAATAA
- the ribH gene encoding 6,7-dimethyl-8-ribityllumazine synthase, which yields MATELKNLSSFDHDSIPDGKGKKIGIVVSDWNKNITGSLLKGTYDTLVKFGVDAEDIIIEHVPGSFELTYGAKVLIENTDVDSVIILGCVIQGETPHFTFVCNSVTEGTTELNLKYNVPVVFGLLTTNTLDQAIARSGGRHGNKGDEAAITALKMIELQQRYK from the coding sequence ATGGCAACAGAACTAAAAAATCTTTCTTCATTCGATCATGATTCAATTCCTGATGGCAAAGGAAAAAAGATTGGAATAGTTGTTTCTGACTGGAATAAAAACATAACAGGCAGCCTGTTAAAAGGCACGTATGACACACTTGTAAAATTTGGTGTGGACGCTGAAGATATTATCATTGAACATGTGCCCGGAAGTTTTGAGCTAACATATGGTGCAAAGGTACTCATTGAGAATACAGATGTTGACAGTGTAATTATTCTTGGATGCGTTATACAAGGTGAAACACCTCATTTTACTTTTGTATGCAACAGTGTTACAGAGGGAACAACTGAACTTAATTTAAAATATAATGTTCCTGTAGTTTTTGGACTACTTACTACTAACACTCTGGATCAGGCAATTGCCAGATCAGGTGGAAGGCATGGAAATAAAGGTGATGAAGCGGCAATCACTGCTCTGAAGATGATTGAACTTCAGCAACGTTATAAATAA
- a CDS encoding MATE family efflux transporter: MREQQSNNYVRDLTQGNITRELFSLALPLLAISFIQMAYNLIDILWIGRIGSEAVAAVGSIGMLMWMMNSFALISKVSAEITIGQSIGARRLDKASIYASHTTTIAIILGIAFGVTFFLFPNPYVSFYQLENDIAAQAEGYLRIISLGIPFVFLGLNFSGIYIGSGRSDIPFYFNSAGLIINIIVDPLLIFGIGPFPEMGVKGAALATIISQGVVVFLFINHLKKERGLFGGFSYFIRPRKSYTINILKLGLPIAAMNVYFAFINMNLARIASLYGGHLGIMSQTTGGQIEGVTWNSSSGFSTALGSFVAQNYAAGKMNRAKNAFRTTLILMGILGGIASIAFMGYGKEIFSLFVPEKEAYMAGGEYLFVLGISQLFMMLELTTQGMFNGLGRTSPPAIISIVFNTLRIPLAIFLGSLIGVTGVWWAITITSIFKGSILFIWYLLLKRRVLKEPNLSSI; encoded by the coding sequence GTGAGAGAACAACAATCAAACAATTATGTGCGTGATTTGACTCAGGGTAATATCACCCGTGAGCTGTTCTCCCTTGCATTACCACTTCTTGCCATTAGTTTTATTCAGATGGCTTATAACCTCATAGATATTCTTTGGATTGGGCGTATAGGAAGCGAAGCGGTAGCAGCAGTTGGATCCATAGGTATGCTGATGTGGATGATGAACTCCTTTGCTCTTATTTCAAAGGTTAGTGCAGAAATTACAATTGGCCAATCTATTGGGGCTCGCAGATTAGATAAGGCCTCAATTTATGCTTCTCATACAACCACTATTGCTATAATACTGGGAATAGCATTTGGAGTGACCTTCTTCCTCTTTCCGAATCCTTATGTTTCATTCTATCAACTCGAAAATGACATTGCAGCACAGGCTGAAGGTTATCTTAGAATTATTTCACTTGGAATACCATTCGTATTTCTGGGCCTTAATTTCTCAGGGATATATATTGGCTCAGGGAGAAGTGATATACCATTCTATTTTAATTCTGCAGGATTAATTATTAATATTATAGTTGACCCATTGCTTATTTTCGGTATTGGACCTTTTCCGGAAATGGGAGTTAAAGGAGCTGCCCTGGCTACTATTATATCTCAGGGTGTTGTAGTATTTCTTTTTATCAACCATTTAAAAAAGGAAAGAGGTTTATTTGGAGGTTTCTCATATTTTATTCGACCACGCAAGAGCTACACTATAAATATACTTAAACTGGGACTTCCAATTGCCGCCATGAATGTATATTTTGCATTTATAAATATGAACCTTGCACGCATAGCATCACTATATGGGGGACATCTTGGAATAATGAGTCAAACGACCGGTGGTCAGATTGAAGGAGTCACATGGAACTCATCATCAGGATTCTCCACTGCATTGGGTAGTTTTGTGGCACAAAATTATGCTGCCGGAAAGATGAATCGTGCCAAAAATGCCTTTAGAACAACCTTAATTCTAATGGGTATTTTGGGTGGAATAGCCAGTATCGCATTTATGGGTTACGGAAAAGAGATATTCTCGCTTTTTGTACCCGAGAAAGAAGCTTACATGGCAGGAGGAGAATATCTTTTTGTACTGGGAATATCTCAGCTCTTTATGATGCTTGAACTTACTACTCAGGGAATGTTTAACGGATTAGGAAGGACATCGCCCCCTGCAATAATTAGTATTGTTTTCAATACACTAAGAATACCTCTTGCAATATTCTTAGGTTCACTAATTGGAGTTACCGGTGTATGGTGGGCAATTACTATCACTTCAATATTTAAAGGCTCAATACTATTTATCTGGTATCTTTTACTAAAAAGAAGAGTATTAAAGGAACCGAACTTAAGTTCAATTTAG